A region from the Brassica napus cultivar Da-Ae chromosome C8, Da-Ae, whole genome shotgun sequence genome encodes:
- the LOC106411708 gene encoding uncharacterized protein LOC106411708 isoform X2 — protein sequence MSLDLRNQTTSNSLSLSLSLPWIRERASMELASFVGRALFVSVFLLSAWQEFNGFGDDGGRAAKSLRPKFNAFVSHVTTHTGQQLPPVDMKILVAAAIALKGIGGLLFVFGSSLGAYLLLCGFSFCIKPLPPRFCMISTTTMLTKRNSANCFPSLLRAWHSLGHYSSSLE from the exons ATGTCTCTTGATTTACGGAACCAAACCACAtctaactctctctctctctctctctctctgccttGGATTCGTGAGAGAGCTTCAATGGAGTTAGCTTCATTCGTCGGTAGAGCTCTGTTCGTTTCAGTATTCCTTCTCTCCGCGTGGCAAGA GTTCAATGGTTTTGGCGATGATGGAGGTCGAGCAGCTAAATCTTTAAGACCAAAGTTCAATGCTTTTGTTAGCCACGTGACAACTCATACTGGCCAGCAATTGCCACCAGTTGAT ATGAAAATTCTTGTTGCTGCTGCTATAGCCTTGAAGGGTATTGGTGGACTTTTGTTCGTCTTTGGCAGCTCTTTGGGTGCTTATCTCTTG CTCTGTGGTTTCAGCTTCTGCATCAAGCCGTTGCCACCCCGATTCTGTATGATTTCTACAACTACGATGTTGACAAAAAGGAATTCAGCCAACTGTTTTCCAAGTTTACTCAG AGCTTGGCACTCCTTGGGGCACTACTCTTCTTCATTGGAATGA
- the LOC125591882 gene encoding secreted RxLR effector protein 161-like → MESCNYTHVPMHTSLKISKAEEEPEIHATSYRSTIGCLRYLLHTRPDLAFSVGVLSRYMQSPRESHEEAVKHLLRYIKGTTEYGLFFKRDGTTEITGYSDNNHNIDVDDGRSTTRFMFYLGTSPITWTLCKQPTVAFSSCEAEFMAATEAAKQAIWLKELMVEIMNTEDKKVVLKIDNKSAIALTKNPVFHGRSKHILSKYHFI, encoded by the coding sequence ATGGAGTCATGTAACTATACTCACGTTCCGATGCACACGAGTTTGAAAATATCAAAGGCAGAGGAGGAGCCTGAGATTCATGCAACATCGTATCGAAGCACCATAGGATGCTTAAGATATCTTCTTCATACACGACCGGACTTGGCGTTTTCTGTTGGTGTATTAAGCAGATATATGCAGAGTCCAAGAGAGAGTCATGAAGAAGCAGTGAAGCATCTACTACGATACATAAAAGGCACTACAGAGTATGGTCTCTTCTTCAAACGGGATGGAACAACGGAGATTACAGGTTACAGTGACAACAACCATAACATAGACGTTGATGATGGAAGAAGCACTACAAGGTTTATGTTCTACCTAGGAACATCGCCGATCACGTGGACATTGTGCAAGCAACCCACAGTGGCATTCTCTTCATGTGAGGCGGAGTTCATGGCAGCTACGGAAGCTGCAAAACAAGCAATTTGGTTAAAGGAGTTGATGGTCGAGATCATGAACACAGAAGACAAGAAGGTCGTGTTGAAGATTGACAACAAGTCAGCGATAGCCCTCACCAAGAACCCGGTGTTTCACGGTAGAAGCAAACACATACTCTCGAAGTACCATTTCATTTGA
- the LOC106413015 gene encoding uncharacterized protein LOC106413015, translated as MVKQGRKMRTRKTVSDSETPALRNRSHSSINGDDDLDVDIDPPPTVPVHRATQGSTHSGITSIDTHSPYFLHSADHPGLVIANQNLDGTNYNNWYIAMRMSLDAKNKIGFVDGSLVRPDANDPLFKIWSRCNSMVKSWLLNTVNREIYDSILYYEDAVEMWNDLYSRFRVSNLPRKYQLEQSIATLKQGNLDLSAYYTKKKTLWEQLSNTRITTARRCNCDHVKELLEEAETSRII; from the coding sequence atggtgAAACAAGGAAGGAAGATGAGGACACGCAAGACGGTATCAGACTCAGAGACACCAGCATTGAGGAATCGATCGCACAGCTCCATCAACGGCGACGACGATCTTGATGTTGATATTGATCCGCCTCCGACTGTTCCGGTTCATCGCGCTACTCAAGGATCAACACATTCTGGTATCACTTCGATCGACACTCATAGTCCTTACTTCTTGCATTCAGCAGATCATCCAGGACTAGTTATTGCGAATCAAAATCTTGATGGAACAAACTACAATAACTGGTACATTGCGATGCGGATGAGTTTAGATGCTAAGAACAAGATTGGCTTTGTGGATGGATCGTTGGTTAGACCAGATGCGAATGATCCTCTTTTCAAGATTTGGAGTCGATGCAACAGCATGGTCAAATCTTGGTTACTCAATACTGTCAATAGGGAGATCTATGATAGTATTTTGTATTATGAGGATGCTGTTGAGATGTGGAATGACTTGTATTCAAGGTTCAGGGTAAGCAATCTTCCTCGAAAGTATCAGCTAGAGCAGTCCATTGCAACACTGAAGCAAGGGAACCTGGATCTTTCAGCGTATTATACGAAGAAGAAAACTCTTTGGGAGCAGCTATCCAACACGCGAATCACCACTGCTCGTAGATGCAACTGTGATCATGTTAAGGAACTTCTTGAAGAGGCAGAGACTAGCAGAATCATCTAG
- the LOC106411708 gene encoding uncharacterized protein LOC106411708 isoform X1, with protein MSLDLRNQTTSNSLSLSLSLPWIRERASMELASFVGRALFVSVFLLSAWQEFNGFGDDGGRAAKSLRPKFNAFVSHVTTHTGQQLPPVDMKILVAAAIALKGIGGLLFVFGSSLGAYLLLLHQAVATPILYDFYNYDVDKKEFSQLFSKFTQSLALLGALLFFIGMKNSRRHGRQLRKKAPKAKAN; from the exons ATGTCTCTTGATTTACGGAACCAAACCACAtctaactctctctctctctctctctctctgccttGGATTCGTGAGAGAGCTTCAATGGAGTTAGCTTCATTCGTCGGTAGAGCTCTGTTCGTTTCAGTATTCCTTCTCTCCGCGTGGCAAGA GTTCAATGGTTTTGGCGATGATGGAGGTCGAGCAGCTAAATCTTTAAGACCAAAGTTCAATGCTTTTGTTAGCCACGTGACAACTCATACTGGCCAGCAATTGCCACCAGTTGAT ATGAAAATTCTTGTTGCTGCTGCTATAGCCTTGAAGGGTATTGGTGGACTTTTGTTCGTCTTTGGCAGCTCTTTGGGTGCTTATCTCTTG CTTCTGCATCAAGCCGTTGCCACCCCGATTCTGTATGATTTCTACAACTACGATGTTGACAAAAAGGAATTCAGCCAACTGTTTTCCAAGTTTACTCAG AGCTTGGCACTCCTTGGGGCACTACTCTTCTTCATTGGAATGAAGAATTCGAGGAGACATGGTAGGCAACTCCGGAAGAAGGCTCCGAAAGCTAAAGCAAACTGA